The Gouania willdenowi chromosome 3, fGouWil2.1, whole genome shotgun sequence genome includes a region encoding these proteins:
- the dennd2b gene encoding DENN domain-containing protein 2B isoform X1: MTANKSSKAVPHAGGGKPPQDAPNRCQSSSPCPASSGQNQQYPTSPESTEKQARYLRTDGRFLLRSGWISKTASLSTAASITGDPDFQGRLCKLKSISYLDNRLSIYKPPTQTKVFQKSQSFEEHKEEQGDVSVADGPNDRPLSWSTLSLGPCSNQGHKRTLSLTRAVAGVPSTNIRKKISEWECRRVSLPRMSLCLDKRGAEHVGGSEGCPSRLSSPCSEKTFDFKGVRRMSTAFSECSYTEEENGVSEKDGVGRFQKRTSKTESSGAFARSLSARKEKSAVLNRIQKIEQALKENPSLPPPRYLTNCYAPDKTRQKSFMIVDEFDSTCTSKRSSICSVTTELDTVLVPDKLSKLRQRFSVISTRSESPEPPSPQTSVGIPVNPLPKPKRTFEYDGKRDQKATSPTNGLPLDKLSESPPPLPSTPAPSMTRVAKNTGSAPIQIPRESCESEDAASLPSSYPSSPTENGTLTTETQSRPNSKSTFEENAYEDIVEKENPYEDVDLKRRSLGRKSWTTMDRKLNAPPELPSKPSSQSLRLPGPCERKSHRLSQLSKHYSHDEMLLLPQIGVSTSPCGLLDDSLCSSGDTLASHRHWSVPKLVQRINSIYCTKRGKKRLKKLSMSNVETMSLRDDNSESESDSDDRFKAHTQRLLKLQSILRRAPSYRTLELQLIEWQERELFEYFVVVSLKKKPTKNSYSPEVTYQFPKLERPTKLMREAEQRLKAIPLFCFPDAKDWSPVSDYTSETFSFMLTGEDGSRRFGYCRRLLPTGKGPRLPEVYCVISRLGCFDLFSTILDEVERRRGISAALVYPFMRSLMESPFPAPGKIIKVKTFLPGAGNDVIELRRPTDSRLEHVDFDSLFKCLSVRQVIRVFASLLLERRVIFVADKLSTLSNCIHAVVALLYPFSWQHTFIPVLPGSMLDIVCCPTPFLVGLLSSSLPKLKELPVEEALMVDLGTDRFIRQMDDEASLLPRKLQAALEQALEQRNDIINQDSDSESDEEYNSLNSLVSEAFLRFFLETMGHYSLFITQNERGERVFQREAFRKSVASKSIRRFLGVFMESQMFAGFIQDRELRKTRAKGLFEQRVDQYLEELPDTEQSGVNKFLKGLGSKMKFLHKKELRK; encoded by the exons ATGACTGCCAACAAGAGTTCAAAGGCAGTACCTCATGCAGGAGGGGGTAAACCTCCTCAGGACGCCCCCAACAG GTGCCAATCTTCATCACCATGTCCTGCTAGCTCAGGACAAAACCAGCAGTACCCGACCAGCCCTGAGAGCACTGAAAAACAGGCAAGGTACTTAAGAACTGACGGAAGGTTCTTGCTACGTTCTGGTTGGATCAGCAAGACAGCTAGCCTGTCCACTGCTGCATCCATCACCGGAGACCCCGATTTCCAAGGCCGTCTCTGCAAGTTGAAGAGCATTAGCTACCTGGATAACAGACTTTCCATCTATAAGCCTCCAACTCAAACCAAGGTCTTTCAGAAAAGTCAGAGCTTCGAGGAGCACAAGGAGGAACAAGGGGATGTATCTGTGGCAGATGGACCAAATGATCGGCCCTTAAGTTGGAGCACTCTCTCTCTAGGACCGTGCTCTAACCAGGGCCACAAACGCACCCTTTCTCTAACCCGTGCAGTAGCAGGTGTTCCATCCACCAATATTCGAAAGAAAATCTCAGAATGGGAGTGCAGAAGAGTTTCTCTTCCTAGAATGAGCTTGTGTCTGGATAAAAGAGGGGCAGAGCATGTTGGCGGTAGCGAGGGTTGCCCTAGTCGGCTGTCCTCGCCATGTAGCGAGAAGACTTTTGACTTTAAGGGAGTTCGTAGGATGAGCACAGCATTTTCTGAATGTTCCTACACAGAAGAAGAGAATGGAGTTTCAGAAAAGGATGGTGTAGGACGATTTCAGAAAAGGACAAGCAAGACAGAATCCTCAGGAGCATTTGCACGCTCCCTATCCGCTCGTAAAGAGAAATCAGCTGTCCTCAACAGGATACAAAAGATTGAGCAAGCTCTCAAGGAGAACCCAAGTCTGCCACCTCCACGTTATCTTACAAACTGCTATGCTCcagacaaaacaagacaaaagtcATTTATGATAGTTGATGAATTTGACAGCACATGCACAAGTAAACGCAGCAGCATTTGCTCAGTAACCACTGAACTGGATACTGTTTTAGTGCCTGATAAGCTTTCAAAATTGAGACAAAGATTTAGCGTAATTTCAACCAGGTCTGAGAGCCCTGAGCCTCCTAGTCCACAGACCTCTGTTGGCATTCCTGTCAACCCCTTACCTAAACCTAAACGCACTTTTGAGTATGACGGCAAACGGGACCAGAAGGCTACGTCGCCCACCAATGGACTACCTCTAGATAAACTTTCTGAGTCTCCGCCGCCTCTGCCTTCCACACCTGCTCCCAGCATGACTCGAGTGGCAAAAAACACAGGGAGTGCCCCAATACAAATACCCAG agAGTCTTGTGAGTCAGAGGATGCTGCAAGCTTGCCGTCTTCGTATCCGTCCTCGCCCACAGAGAATGGCACACTGACGACAGAAACACAAAGCCGACCAAATTCCAAAAGCACTTTTGAAGAGAATGCCTATGAGGATATTGTAG AGAAGGAGAATCCATATGAGGATGTTGACCTAAAGCGAAGGAGTTTGGGTCGTAAGTCCTGGACCACGATGGACAGAAAGCTGAATGCTCCACCTGAG TTGCCGTCCAAACCCAGTAGCCAGTCCCTTCGTCTTCCTGGACCGTGTGAACGAAAGAGCCACCGCTTGTCTCAGTTATCCAAGCACTACAGCCACGATGAAATGCTGCTCCTTCCCCAGATTGGAGTATCAACATCTCCTTGTGGGCTGCTGGATGATAGCCTCTGTAGCAGTGGTGATACTTTGGCCTCACACAGGCACTGGAGCGTCCCTAAG CTGGTCCAAAGGATCAACTCCATTTACTGCACTAAACGTGGGAAGAAGAGGCTAAAGAAGCTTTCCATGTCCAATGTTGAGACTATGTCTTTAAGAG ATGACAACAGTGAGAGTGAAAGTGACTCTGATGACAGGTTTAAAG CCCACACCCAGAGGTTATTAAAACTGCAGTCCATCCTTCGACGAGCTCCTAGCTACCGAACACTGGAGCTTCAACTTATTGAATGGCAGGAGCGAGAGCTCTTCGAGTATTTCGTTGTTGTTTCGTTGAAGAAGAAACCCACCAAGAACTCTTACTCTCCAGAGGTCACCTACCAGTTCCCCAAG CTGGAACGACCCACCAAACTAATGAGAGAGGCCGAACAGAGGCTCAAAGCTATTCCACTGTTTTGTTTCCCTGATGCAAAAGACTGGAGTCCTGTTTCAGATTATACAAG CGAGACTTTCTCTTTTATGTTGACTGGTGAGGACGGCAGCCGGAGGTTTGGTTACTGCAGACGTTTGCTG CCAACTGGGAAAGGACCACGCCTTCCTGAAGTGTACTGTGTCATCAGCAGGCTGGGTTGTTTTGACTTGTTCTCTACA ATCCTGGATGAGGTAGAGCGACGGCGTGGCATCTCAGCAGCCCTGGTCTATCCCTTCATGAGGAGTCTGATGGAGTCACCCTTTCCCGCACCAGGAAAGATTATCAAAGTGAAGACCTTCCTGCCTGGAGCAGGAAATGAT GTCATTGAACTGCGGCGGCCCACTGACTCCAGACTGGAGCATGTTGATTTTGACAGTCTTTTTAAATGTCTCAGTGTGCGGCAGGTGATCCGAGTGTTTGCTTCGCTTCTGCTGGAGCGTCGCGTCATCTTTGTGGCTGATAAACTCAG CACTCTTTCCAACTGCATCCATGCAGTGGTGGCTCTGCTTTACCCCTTCTCCTGGCAGCACACCTTCATCCCTGTGCTGCCAGGGTCCATGTTGGACATCGTTTGCTGTCCCACTCCCTTCCTGGTGGGGCTGCTGTCCAGCTCGTTGCCCAAACTTAAAGAGCTTCCTGTAGAAGAG GCTTTGATGGTGGACCTTGGAACTGACCGTTTCATCCGGCAG ATGGATGACGAGGCCTCGCTGCTGCCGCGCAAACTTCAAGCAGCTCTTGAGCAAGCGCTGGAGCAGAGGAATGACATCATCAACCAGGACTCCGATAGCGAATCAGACGAAG AGTACAACTCCTTGAACAGTCTGGTATCAGAGGCCTTCCTCCGCTTCTTCCTGGAGACGATGGGGCATTACTCTTTGTTCATTACTCAGAACGAGCGTGGAGAGCGCGTTTTCCAAAGAGAGGCCTTCAGGAAATCTGTGGCTTCCAAGAGCATCCGTCGCTTCCTTGGAGTCTTCATGGAGTCCCAGATGTTTGCAGGATTCATTCAGGACCGGGAGCTGAGGAAGACACGAGCCAAAG GACTCTTTGAGCAGAGGGTGGATCAGTATCTGGAAGAACTTCCAGACACAGAGCAGAGTGGAGTCAATAAGTTCCTGAAAGGCCTTG gaAGTAAAATGAAGTTTCTTCACAAAAAAGAACTGAGGAAATAA
- the dennd2b gene encoding DENN domain-containing protein 2B isoform X3, translating into MTANKSSKAVPHAGGGKPPQDAPNRESCESEDAASLPSSYPSSPTENGTLTTETQSRPNSKSTFEENAYEDIVEKENPYEDVDLKRRSLGRKSWTTMDRKLNAPPELPSKPSSQSLRLPGPCERKSHRLSQLSKHYSHDEMLLLPQIGVSTSPCGLLDDSLCSSGDTLASHRHWSVPKLVQRINSIYCTKRGKKRLKKLSMSNVETMSLRDDNSESESDSDDRFKAHTQRLLKLQSILRRAPSYRTLELQLIEWQERELFEYFVVVSLKKKPTKNSYSPEVTYQFPKLERPTKLMREAEQRLKAIPLFCFPDAKDWSPVSDYTSETFSFMLTGEDGSRRFGYCRRLLPTGKGPRLPEVYCVISRLGCFDLFSTILDEVERRRGISAALVYPFMRSLMESPFPAPGKIIKVKTFLPGAGNDVIELRRPTDSRLEHVDFDSLFKCLSVRQVIRVFASLLLERRVIFVADKLSTLSNCIHAVVALLYPFSWQHTFIPVLPGSMLDIVCCPTPFLVGLLSSSLPKLKELPVEEALMVDLGTDRFIRQMDDEASLLPRKLQAALEQALEQRNDIINQDSDSESDEEYNSLNSLVSEAFLRFFLETMGHYSLFITQNERGERVFQREAFRKSVASKSIRRFLGVFMESQMFAGFIQDRELRKTRAKGLFEQRVDQYLEELPDTEQSGVNKFLKGLGSKMKFLHKKELRK; encoded by the exons ATGACTGCCAACAAGAGTTCAAAGGCAGTACCTCATGCAGGAGGGGGTAAACCTCCTCAGGACGCCCCCAACAG agAGTCTTGTGAGTCAGAGGATGCTGCAAGCTTGCCGTCTTCGTATCCGTCCTCGCCCACAGAGAATGGCACACTGACGACAGAAACACAAAGCCGACCAAATTCCAAAAGCACTTTTGAAGAGAATGCCTATGAGGATATTGTAG AGAAGGAGAATCCATATGAGGATGTTGACCTAAAGCGAAGGAGTTTGGGTCGTAAGTCCTGGACCACGATGGACAGAAAGCTGAATGCTCCACCTGAG TTGCCGTCCAAACCCAGTAGCCAGTCCCTTCGTCTTCCTGGACCGTGTGAACGAAAGAGCCACCGCTTGTCTCAGTTATCCAAGCACTACAGCCACGATGAAATGCTGCTCCTTCCCCAGATTGGAGTATCAACATCTCCTTGTGGGCTGCTGGATGATAGCCTCTGTAGCAGTGGTGATACTTTGGCCTCACACAGGCACTGGAGCGTCCCTAAG CTGGTCCAAAGGATCAACTCCATTTACTGCACTAAACGTGGGAAGAAGAGGCTAAAGAAGCTTTCCATGTCCAATGTTGAGACTATGTCTTTAAGAG ATGACAACAGTGAGAGTGAAAGTGACTCTGATGACAGGTTTAAAG CCCACACCCAGAGGTTATTAAAACTGCAGTCCATCCTTCGACGAGCTCCTAGCTACCGAACACTGGAGCTTCAACTTATTGAATGGCAGGAGCGAGAGCTCTTCGAGTATTTCGTTGTTGTTTCGTTGAAGAAGAAACCCACCAAGAACTCTTACTCTCCAGAGGTCACCTACCAGTTCCCCAAG CTGGAACGACCCACCAAACTAATGAGAGAGGCCGAACAGAGGCTCAAAGCTATTCCACTGTTTTGTTTCCCTGATGCAAAAGACTGGAGTCCTGTTTCAGATTATACAAG CGAGACTTTCTCTTTTATGTTGACTGGTGAGGACGGCAGCCGGAGGTTTGGTTACTGCAGACGTTTGCTG CCAACTGGGAAAGGACCACGCCTTCCTGAAGTGTACTGTGTCATCAGCAGGCTGGGTTGTTTTGACTTGTTCTCTACA ATCCTGGATGAGGTAGAGCGACGGCGTGGCATCTCAGCAGCCCTGGTCTATCCCTTCATGAGGAGTCTGATGGAGTCACCCTTTCCCGCACCAGGAAAGATTATCAAAGTGAAGACCTTCCTGCCTGGAGCAGGAAATGAT GTCATTGAACTGCGGCGGCCCACTGACTCCAGACTGGAGCATGTTGATTTTGACAGTCTTTTTAAATGTCTCAGTGTGCGGCAGGTGATCCGAGTGTTTGCTTCGCTTCTGCTGGAGCGTCGCGTCATCTTTGTGGCTGATAAACTCAG CACTCTTTCCAACTGCATCCATGCAGTGGTGGCTCTGCTTTACCCCTTCTCCTGGCAGCACACCTTCATCCCTGTGCTGCCAGGGTCCATGTTGGACATCGTTTGCTGTCCCACTCCCTTCCTGGTGGGGCTGCTGTCCAGCTCGTTGCCCAAACTTAAAGAGCTTCCTGTAGAAGAG GCTTTGATGGTGGACCTTGGAACTGACCGTTTCATCCGGCAG ATGGATGACGAGGCCTCGCTGCTGCCGCGCAAACTTCAAGCAGCTCTTGAGCAAGCGCTGGAGCAGAGGAATGACATCATCAACCAGGACTCCGATAGCGAATCAGACGAAG AGTACAACTCCTTGAACAGTCTGGTATCAGAGGCCTTCCTCCGCTTCTTCCTGGAGACGATGGGGCATTACTCTTTGTTCATTACTCAGAACGAGCGTGGAGAGCGCGTTTTCCAAAGAGAGGCCTTCAGGAAATCTGTGGCTTCCAAGAGCATCCGTCGCTTCCTTGGAGTCTTCATGGAGTCCCAGATGTTTGCAGGATTCATTCAGGACCGGGAGCTGAGGAAGACACGAGCCAAAG GACTCTTTGAGCAGAGGGTGGATCAGTATCTGGAAGAACTTCCAGACACAGAGCAGAGTGGAGTCAATAAGTTCCTGAAAGGCCTTG gaAGTAAAATGAAGTTTCTTCACAAAAAAGAACTGAGGAAATAA
- the dennd2b gene encoding DENN domain-containing protein 2B isoform X2, whose protein sequence is MRCQSSSPCPASSGQNQQYPTSPESTEKQARYLRTDGRFLLRSGWISKTASLSTAASITGDPDFQGRLCKLKSISYLDNRLSIYKPPTQTKVFQKSQSFEEHKEEQGDVSVADGPNDRPLSWSTLSLGPCSNQGHKRTLSLTRAVAGVPSTNIRKKISEWECRRVSLPRMSLCLDKRGAEHVGGSEGCPSRLSSPCSEKTFDFKGVRRMSTAFSECSYTEEENGVSEKDGVGRFQKRTSKTESSGAFARSLSARKEKSAVLNRIQKIEQALKENPSLPPPRYLTNCYAPDKTRQKSFMIVDEFDSTCTSKRSSICSVTTELDTVLVPDKLSKLRQRFSVISTRSESPEPPSPQTSVGIPVNPLPKPKRTFEYDGKRDQKATSPTNGLPLDKLSESPPPLPSTPAPSMTRVAKNTGSAPIQIPRESCESEDAASLPSSYPSSPTENGTLTTETQSRPNSKSTFEENAYEDIVEKENPYEDVDLKRRSLGRKSWTTMDRKLNAPPELPSKPSSQSLRLPGPCERKSHRLSQLSKHYSHDEMLLLPQIGVSTSPCGLLDDSLCSSGDTLASHRHWSVPKLVQRINSIYCTKRGKKRLKKLSMSNVETMSLRDDNSESESDSDDRFKAHTQRLLKLQSILRRAPSYRTLELQLIEWQERELFEYFVVVSLKKKPTKNSYSPEVTYQFPKLERPTKLMREAEQRLKAIPLFCFPDAKDWSPVSDYTSETFSFMLTGEDGSRRFGYCRRLLPTGKGPRLPEVYCVISRLGCFDLFSTILDEVERRRGISAALVYPFMRSLMESPFPAPGKIIKVKTFLPGAGNDVIELRRPTDSRLEHVDFDSLFKCLSVRQVIRVFASLLLERRVIFVADKLSTLSNCIHAVVALLYPFSWQHTFIPVLPGSMLDIVCCPTPFLVGLLSSSLPKLKELPVEEALMVDLGTDRFIRQMDDEASLLPRKLQAALEQALEQRNDIINQDSDSESDEEYNSLNSLVSEAFLRFFLETMGHYSLFITQNERGERVFQREAFRKSVASKSIRRFLGVFMESQMFAGFIQDRELRKTRAKGLFEQRVDQYLEELPDTEQSGVNKFLKGLGSKMKFLHKKELRK, encoded by the exons ATGAG GTGCCAATCTTCATCACCATGTCCTGCTAGCTCAGGACAAAACCAGCAGTACCCGACCAGCCCTGAGAGCACTGAAAAACAGGCAAGGTACTTAAGAACTGACGGAAGGTTCTTGCTACGTTCTGGTTGGATCAGCAAGACAGCTAGCCTGTCCACTGCTGCATCCATCACCGGAGACCCCGATTTCCAAGGCCGTCTCTGCAAGTTGAAGAGCATTAGCTACCTGGATAACAGACTTTCCATCTATAAGCCTCCAACTCAAACCAAGGTCTTTCAGAAAAGTCAGAGCTTCGAGGAGCACAAGGAGGAACAAGGGGATGTATCTGTGGCAGATGGACCAAATGATCGGCCCTTAAGTTGGAGCACTCTCTCTCTAGGACCGTGCTCTAACCAGGGCCACAAACGCACCCTTTCTCTAACCCGTGCAGTAGCAGGTGTTCCATCCACCAATATTCGAAAGAAAATCTCAGAATGGGAGTGCAGAAGAGTTTCTCTTCCTAGAATGAGCTTGTGTCTGGATAAAAGAGGGGCAGAGCATGTTGGCGGTAGCGAGGGTTGCCCTAGTCGGCTGTCCTCGCCATGTAGCGAGAAGACTTTTGACTTTAAGGGAGTTCGTAGGATGAGCACAGCATTTTCTGAATGTTCCTACACAGAAGAAGAGAATGGAGTTTCAGAAAAGGATGGTGTAGGACGATTTCAGAAAAGGACAAGCAAGACAGAATCCTCAGGAGCATTTGCACGCTCCCTATCCGCTCGTAAAGAGAAATCAGCTGTCCTCAACAGGATACAAAAGATTGAGCAAGCTCTCAAGGAGAACCCAAGTCTGCCACCTCCACGTTATCTTACAAACTGCTATGCTCcagacaaaacaagacaaaagtcATTTATGATAGTTGATGAATTTGACAGCACATGCACAAGTAAACGCAGCAGCATTTGCTCAGTAACCACTGAACTGGATACTGTTTTAGTGCCTGATAAGCTTTCAAAATTGAGACAAAGATTTAGCGTAATTTCAACCAGGTCTGAGAGCCCTGAGCCTCCTAGTCCACAGACCTCTGTTGGCATTCCTGTCAACCCCTTACCTAAACCTAAACGCACTTTTGAGTATGACGGCAAACGGGACCAGAAGGCTACGTCGCCCACCAATGGACTACCTCTAGATAAACTTTCTGAGTCTCCGCCGCCTCTGCCTTCCACACCTGCTCCCAGCATGACTCGAGTGGCAAAAAACACAGGGAGTGCCCCAATACAAATACCCAG agAGTCTTGTGAGTCAGAGGATGCTGCAAGCTTGCCGTCTTCGTATCCGTCCTCGCCCACAGAGAATGGCACACTGACGACAGAAACACAAAGCCGACCAAATTCCAAAAGCACTTTTGAAGAGAATGCCTATGAGGATATTGTAG AGAAGGAGAATCCATATGAGGATGTTGACCTAAAGCGAAGGAGTTTGGGTCGTAAGTCCTGGACCACGATGGACAGAAAGCTGAATGCTCCACCTGAG TTGCCGTCCAAACCCAGTAGCCAGTCCCTTCGTCTTCCTGGACCGTGTGAACGAAAGAGCCACCGCTTGTCTCAGTTATCCAAGCACTACAGCCACGATGAAATGCTGCTCCTTCCCCAGATTGGAGTATCAACATCTCCTTGTGGGCTGCTGGATGATAGCCTCTGTAGCAGTGGTGATACTTTGGCCTCACACAGGCACTGGAGCGTCCCTAAG CTGGTCCAAAGGATCAACTCCATTTACTGCACTAAACGTGGGAAGAAGAGGCTAAAGAAGCTTTCCATGTCCAATGTTGAGACTATGTCTTTAAGAG ATGACAACAGTGAGAGTGAAAGTGACTCTGATGACAGGTTTAAAG CCCACACCCAGAGGTTATTAAAACTGCAGTCCATCCTTCGACGAGCTCCTAGCTACCGAACACTGGAGCTTCAACTTATTGAATGGCAGGAGCGAGAGCTCTTCGAGTATTTCGTTGTTGTTTCGTTGAAGAAGAAACCCACCAAGAACTCTTACTCTCCAGAGGTCACCTACCAGTTCCCCAAG CTGGAACGACCCACCAAACTAATGAGAGAGGCCGAACAGAGGCTCAAAGCTATTCCACTGTTTTGTTTCCCTGATGCAAAAGACTGGAGTCCTGTTTCAGATTATACAAG CGAGACTTTCTCTTTTATGTTGACTGGTGAGGACGGCAGCCGGAGGTTTGGTTACTGCAGACGTTTGCTG CCAACTGGGAAAGGACCACGCCTTCCTGAAGTGTACTGTGTCATCAGCAGGCTGGGTTGTTTTGACTTGTTCTCTACA ATCCTGGATGAGGTAGAGCGACGGCGTGGCATCTCAGCAGCCCTGGTCTATCCCTTCATGAGGAGTCTGATGGAGTCACCCTTTCCCGCACCAGGAAAGATTATCAAAGTGAAGACCTTCCTGCCTGGAGCAGGAAATGAT GTCATTGAACTGCGGCGGCCCACTGACTCCAGACTGGAGCATGTTGATTTTGACAGTCTTTTTAAATGTCTCAGTGTGCGGCAGGTGATCCGAGTGTTTGCTTCGCTTCTGCTGGAGCGTCGCGTCATCTTTGTGGCTGATAAACTCAG CACTCTTTCCAACTGCATCCATGCAGTGGTGGCTCTGCTTTACCCCTTCTCCTGGCAGCACACCTTCATCCCTGTGCTGCCAGGGTCCATGTTGGACATCGTTTGCTGTCCCACTCCCTTCCTGGTGGGGCTGCTGTCCAGCTCGTTGCCCAAACTTAAAGAGCTTCCTGTAGAAGAG GCTTTGATGGTGGACCTTGGAACTGACCGTTTCATCCGGCAG ATGGATGACGAGGCCTCGCTGCTGCCGCGCAAACTTCAAGCAGCTCTTGAGCAAGCGCTGGAGCAGAGGAATGACATCATCAACCAGGACTCCGATAGCGAATCAGACGAAG AGTACAACTCCTTGAACAGTCTGGTATCAGAGGCCTTCCTCCGCTTCTTCCTGGAGACGATGGGGCATTACTCTTTGTTCATTACTCAGAACGAGCGTGGAGAGCGCGTTTTCCAAAGAGAGGCCTTCAGGAAATCTGTGGCTTCCAAGAGCATCCGTCGCTTCCTTGGAGTCTTCATGGAGTCCCAGATGTTTGCAGGATTCATTCAGGACCGGGAGCTGAGGAAGACACGAGCCAAAG GACTCTTTGAGCAGAGGGTGGATCAGTATCTGGAAGAACTTCCAGACACAGAGCAGAGTGGAGTCAATAAGTTCCTGAAAGGCCTTG gaAGTAAAATGAAGTTTCTTCACAAAAAAGAACTGAGGAAATAA